One window of the Shewanella litorisediminis genome contains the following:
- a CDS encoding GGDEF domain-containing protein — translation MTCYRAAMVFALWLLLPWFAMADGDYRAMLNELINMQHGPSERKSELIDTLKTAEKALDAEEFGQLKMILGREHLYEGAYQAGVNDLKVAESQLFSSRHLHLVYGYLATGYQLLGDYESSLRYLKLGLELVKTVSDKDVQRNAYIRAASLFYQLGFYEEVGLYAQRALQLADDANTKDICYANLYIAAYIQESGELARASEAFQRTGDYCQEHGWRLINVMTIKSRGLISHESNLIDDAIALMQQALAEYRILGFQLEIASTQSALAKAYLDIGDWEKAEAAAVEVIDSKAADNKALKDAWYVMATLKARDNDFVTAYEAQKRENEYANQLLNEIKAREMAYQAAKFNFAEQQREIALLNSERDSYLVRQETISREHSGSLMISTVLAGITLFLSVFLATGLSQRNKYMRLAQRDGLTGTYNRATGQEKGENALIGCMARGELTAVVLLDLDNFKRINDEFGHATGDWTLKKVVEVIRPQLADDHILCRFGGEEFMVVLPGLSGAQAAQVADRCREAIAGVNTHYSGHSFKLTASFGVTEWQNGDLSLDPMIKRADLALYRAKHLGRNRVVSYGFAELEGDNTQAHSATHEKTASQTSPQMPSQTAMVSDVNADDTSSAVSAAFTGSPAQTKVNLESPDKVATP, via the coding sequence ATGACCTGTTACCGTGCTGCAATGGTGTTTGCGCTTTGGTTACTGCTGCCCTGGTTCGCCATGGCAGATGGTGACTATCGAGCAATGCTGAATGAGCTTATTAACATGCAGCACGGTCCTTCCGAGAGAAAAAGTGAGCTCATTGATACCTTAAAGACCGCCGAAAAGGCGCTCGACGCCGAAGAATTCGGTCAGCTGAAAATGATCTTGGGCAGGGAACATTTGTATGAGGGGGCTTATCAAGCCGGGGTGAATGACCTCAAGGTGGCGGAGTCACAACTGTTCTCATCCAGACATTTGCATCTGGTTTATGGCTACCTTGCCACAGGTTATCAGCTGCTCGGTGATTATGAATCGTCCCTGCGTTATTTAAAGCTTGGGCTTGAACTGGTAAAGACAGTTTCAGACAAGGATGTACAGCGCAATGCCTATATCCGGGCGGCGAGTCTCTTCTATCAGCTTGGTTTTTATGAAGAGGTCGGGCTTTATGCCCAGAGGGCGCTGCAGCTGGCTGATGATGCCAATACCAAGGATATCTGTTACGCCAATCTCTATATCGCCGCTTATATCCAGGAGTCGGGCGAGCTGGCCCGTGCCTCGGAGGCATTCCAGCGTACCGGAGATTATTGTCAGGAGCATGGCTGGCGCCTCATCAATGTAATGACCATCAAGTCCCGTGGGCTTATCAGCCATGAGTCAAACCTGATTGACGATGCTATCGCCTTGATGCAGCAGGCCCTGGCGGAGTACCGCATCCTTGGTTTCCAGCTTGAGATTGCCAGTACCCAAAGCGCATTGGCAAAGGCCTATCTCGATATTGGTGATTGGGAAAAGGCAGAGGCGGCAGCCGTTGAAGTCATCGACAGTAAAGCTGCCGACAATAAGGCGCTGAAAGACGCCTGGTATGTGATGGCAACATTGAAAGCCCGTGACAACGATTTTGTGACTGCCTATGAAGCGCAAAAACGTGAAAACGAATATGCCAATCAATTACTGAACGAAATCAAGGCCCGGGAAATGGCCTACCAGGCTGCCAAGTTTAATTTTGCAGAGCAGCAACGGGAAATTGCCTTGCTGAACAGTGAAAGAGACAGCTATCTGGTCAGGCAGGAAACCATATCTAGGGAGCATTCCGGCTCATTGATGATTTCTACCGTGCTTGCCGGGATCACCTTGTTTCTATCTGTGTTTCTGGCAACCGGTTTGTCTCAGCGTAACAAATACATGCGCCTTGCTCAGCGAGACGGGCTGACCGGAACCTATAATCGCGCCACGGGGCAGGAGAAAGGCGAAAATGCCCTGATTGGCTGCATGGCGAGAGGCGAGCTCACTGCTGTTGTCTTGCTGGATTTGGATAACTTTAAGCGGATCAATGACGAGTTCGGCCATGCCACAGGTGACTGGACGCTCAAAAAGGTCGTGGAAGTGATTCGGCCTCAGTTGGCCGACGACCATATTCTTTGCCGTTTTGGCGGAGAGGAATTTATGGTGGTATTGCCCGGGCTATCCGGTGCTCAGGCGGCACAAGTGGCTGACCGTTGCCGGGAGGCCATTGCCGGGGTAAACACCCATTATTCAGGACATAGCTTTAAACTGACGGCCAGCTTCGGGGTTACAGAGTGGCAGAATGGTGATTTAAGTCTCGACCCCATGATTAAAAGGGCCGATTTGGCCCTGTACCGGGCCAAGCACCTGGGGCGCAACCGCGTCGTCAGCTATGGCTTTGCTGAGCTTGAGGGCGACAACACCCAGGCACACTCTGCCACTCACGAAAAAACGGCATCACAAACCAGTCCCCAAATGCCCTCGCAAACAGCAATGGTGTCAGATGTAAATGCCGACGATACCTCTTCAGCGGTGAGTGCTGCGTTTACTGGCTCTCCTGCCCAAACCAAGGTCAACCTGGAGTCGCCTGACAAGGTCGCCACCCCCTGA
- a CDS encoding SAM-dependent methyltransferase, whose translation MGSLVCVGTGIGLAGQISVRAKSHIIHAELVFSLLPDGFAQQYLAELNPNIVNLQQFYAQGDEVKSRRLTYEQMTNAMLAAVRAGKRVVGAFYGHPGVFACVPHMAIRRARSEGFDAWMEPGISAEDCLWADLGIDPGQSGHQSMEASQFLFYQHVPNPCCHLLLWQIALAGEHTLTKFHTSSDRLQVLVEHLMQWYPPEHEVVLYEAAFLPVHAPSVHRVMLKALPGAPMSPATTLLVPPARRLEYNLEVLARLGLSPEDLA comes from the coding sequence TTGGGTAGTTTGGTCTGTGTGGGCACAGGGATTGGGTTGGCTGGGCAGATCAGCGTCCGGGCCAAGAGTCACATCATCCATGCTGAACTGGTATTCAGCCTGCTGCCGGATGGTTTTGCTCAACAGTATCTCGCAGAACTCAATCCCAACATCGTCAATCTGCAGCAATTTTATGCTCAGGGGGATGAGGTAAAAAGCAGGCGCTTAACCTACGAGCAAATGACGAATGCCATGCTGGCCGCGGTGCGCGCCGGTAAAAGAGTAGTGGGGGCATTTTATGGCCACCCAGGGGTGTTTGCCTGTGTCCCTCATATGGCCATCCGTCGTGCCCGCAGTGAAGGATTTGATGCCTGGATGGAGCCTGGTATTTCGGCGGAAGATTGCCTGTGGGCCGACCTCGGGATTGACCCCGGACAAAGTGGCCACCAGAGTATGGAAGCCAGCCAGTTTTTGTTTTACCAACATGTGCCCAACCCATGTTGTCATTTGTTGCTTTGGCAAATCGCCCTCGCCGGTGAACACACGCTGACCAAGTTTCATACCAGCTCAGACCGATTGCAGGTCTTGGTGGAGCATCTGATGCAGTGGTATCCGCCAGAGCATGAAGTTGTGCTGTATGAGGCAGCATTTTTGCCGGTGCATGCGCCCAGTGTTCACAGAGTCATGCTCAAAGCGTTACCCGGCGCACCAATGAGCCCTGCAACAACCCTGTTGGTGCCGCCTGCCAGGCGGCTTGAATACAATCTTGAGGTGTTGGCCCGACTTGGGCTGAGCCCGGAGGATCTTGCCTGA
- a CDS encoding outer membrane protein assembly factor BamE, which translates to MLNKKQSLTLLGAAALSLSLSGCSVFDWLVYKPDIPQGNYMEPQQVEKLRIEMTKEQAEYVLGRPVLRDSFADDTWYYVYHFKSGRDASIIHKELVLYFRNNQLVKVTGDYELSSEFNTPLEQSKLPTVNAAETVPLVPEQRGDEKPLVEEGKENDPRAIRKF; encoded by the coding sequence ATGTTGAATAAGAAGCAAAGTCTTACCCTGCTGGGGGCCGCAGCCCTCTCACTGTCTCTCTCTGGCTGCAGTGTTTTTGATTGGCTGGTGTATAAGCCCGATATTCCACAGGGCAACTACATGGAGCCGCAGCAGGTTGAAAAACTCAGAATCGAGATGACCAAGGAGCAGGCCGAGTATGTGCTGGGCCGTCCCGTGCTAAGAGACAGCTTCGCCGACGACACCTGGTACTATGTGTACCACTTCAAAAGCGGTCGTGATGCCAGCATCATCCACAAAGAATTAGTGCTGTATTTCAGAAATAATCAGCTGGTTAAAGTAACAGGTGATTATGAGCTTTCCAGCGAATTTAATACGCCATTGGAACAGAGCAAACTGCCAACCGTGAATGCGGCCGAAACAGTGCCCTTGGTACCTGAGCAACGCGGCGACGAAAAGCCCTTGGTGGAAGAAGGCAAAGAAAACGATCCCAGAGCGATTCGCAAATTCTGA